The region ACCGTCAAGCAGCTCGGTATAGCCGATCGGACGGGCATCGGCGAACTCGAACAGGAAGAACGGGCCGCTCACGGCCGCGTGCGGCCCGTCCTGGGGACGGATGACCTGGATCACGACATTGGGCCGCTCGGCCAGTTCGAGCAGGTGGCGGTACTGCCGCTTTCGAATCTCTGCGTCACCTATGTGGCGCAGCAGAGCGGATTCCTCGATGACCGCGTGCAGTTCGAGCGGACAGCGGCTCCCGAGCCGATCCGCCCGCGCCAGACGGAAGGACACGAAACGTTCACTGTGATCGGGGCGCACGAAACCGGTGGAGACCGTCGCCGCTCGCGCATACTCCTCCGTTTGCAACAGCCCGGGAAGCAATGCGGTCTCGTAGTTGAACTCGGACTTCGCCAAACCCTCGAGACCTACGAACGTCTTGAGCCAATCCGGGACCACGTTCGCCCACGGCGCCCACCAGGTTCGCGCGTTCGAGCTTCCCGCCAACGTGACCAGGCGATCGACGTCGTGCCGCGAAACCTCGTAGAACTCGAGCAGCTCCGCGACTTCCGCAGGTTGCTGCTGGTACCTGCCCGTCTCGAGGTGGGTGATCTTGGCGTGGCTGCACCCGAGCACCTTTCCCGACTCAGCGACGGTTCGACCTGCTTGAAGACGGTAGTGGCGCAGCTCGTTGCCGATCAGCCAACGCAGCGCCGACGGGTCACCTCGCTCGGCCAAGTCGACCTCCTTCCACGCAAGTCTGCCGCTTCAACCGGAAACCCGATCGGGCGACCATGTGAGCCCTCCACTCGATCAGGTAGTCGCTTAGCTTACAAGTTAGCCATATGGTTCCACTCGATCACCGAAACCGAATCACAGGAGGACGACATGCCCGAATTCGACGCCGATGCGCTGGCCCCGTTTGGAACCCGAGAGGAATTCATGGCCGAACGGGGCAACCTGGCAAAGGAGAGCACACCGAAACTGTTCGCGTTGTGCGAGGAGGTGGGCGACCGCCACTGCGGGCACGTCGAGTACTGGGGCATGGCGTTCGACGACCACGCCGCGATCGTCAGCGCCACGGGGCGGATGAACGGGTCGTTCCGGTCGGCCGAGTCGGCCCGGCAGCGGCTCGCCCGCATCGGGAGCCAGGAGCTGCACCTGATGTGGGTGTAGTGCGCCCCTACTGCGCAGTGCGGCCCTACGGCTTGGTGCGCCCCTACTGCGCCACGGTGGGCAGCACCGGACTGGTCACGTCGTATACGCGGCCCGGGCGGGTGAGCAGGGGCGGCAGGATCGCGGCCTTGCGGGGCGTCTCCCGCACGCCGCCCCACTCCACCTCGCGGTCGCCGCGCAGGTGCAGGCGCAGGTCGCGGGGGTTGTGCGCGATCACCGCCGTCACCTCGGCGCGCACGGCCGGGGGAAGCGCGGTCAGGACGGTCATCGCGGCGGTGATCGCCGGGTCGCCCGGACCGGCGTGCCGGGCCTCCAGCCTCGGCAGTCCGGCAGGGGCCTGCGGCACCTGGTCGAAGGTGACCCCGCCCGCGTCGACGAGCTGGAAGCCGGTGCCGGTGACCAGGTAGGCCACCGGGACGCGCTCGGTGACCCGCAGCCGGACCGCCGAAGGCCACGCCAGCTCGACCCCGGCCTCGGCGACCTTCGGCACCGCGCGCAGGCGCTCGGCGATCTGCTCCTCGTCGACCTGCAGCATCGGCTTGCCCAGCTCGACGCCGGCCGCGGCCAGGACCTCCTGCTCGGACAACGCACCGTTGCCTTCGACACGGACCTCGCGCACGCCCAGCAGGGGCGTGAAGTACAGGACGAGCGCGACCACGGTCGCCGCCGCGACCACCGCGGGCAGCAGCCAGCGCCGCCACGGCGGCGGCGCGACGCCACCGCGCACCGGCCGGCCACCGGTGCTGCGGCGCACGCCGGGCCTGGCCGGTCGGCGACCGCGCGACCGCGTCGTCACGCGCGCTCCCCGCTCAGGCCAAGGTCACCGGGCAGGGCAACGACCCTGTGCAGGCCACGGTCACCGGGCAGATGACGGGTCCCGGCGGGGGACCGGCGAGCGGACTCCGGCAGTCCCGGCAACCGGGAGGAACCTTGCAGGCCTTGGGCCTCGCCAGCGGAGGCAAACTCCGGCAGCCCCGATCGCCGCAGGCCCGGCCGAGCCGGGTAGCGCACCGAACCCGACACACCCAGCCCCGGCGAGCACGCACGCTGCGACAGACCCGGCAACCGGGCCGGACCAGCCACGCCCCGCCGGACCGGCGAGCACGCGTGCTGCGACAGGCCGGGCAGCACGGCGGGGCGGCGGCGGGCGGTCATGCGTCCTCCTCGGTCGCCCCGCTCTCGCGCTCGACCTCGGCGAGGATCTCCGGGCCGAGCATCGTCACGTCCCCCGCACCCATGGTCAGGACCAGGTCGCCGGGCTGGACCAGCCCCGCGACCAGCGGCGCGGCGGCGGTGAACGACGCCTCGTAGTGCACCCGCTCGGCGGGCAGCGGCACCGACTCGGCGATCAGCTCACCGGTGACGCCCGGCTGCGGGTCCTCCCGCGCGCCGTAGACGTCGAGCACGACGACCTCGTCGGCCAGGCCGAGCGCCGTGGCGAACTCGCCCGAGAAGGCCGCCGTGCGCGAGTACAGGTGCGGCTGGAAGACCACGACCAGCCGTCCGTCGCCGACCACCGGGCGCGCCGCGCGCAGCTGCGCGTCGACCTCGGTGGGGTGGTGGGCGTAGTCGTCGTAGACCCGCACCCCGTCGGCACGGCCCTTGAACTCGAAGCGCCTGCGCACACCGCCGAACGCGGCCAGGCCCTCGAGCAGGCCCTCCAGCGGTGCGCCGAGCTCCAGCCCGGCCAGCAGGGCGGCGACGGCGTTGGCCGCCATGTGCTCACCGGGCACCGCCACCTGGACGTCGAGGCGGTCGCCGGACACCTCGACGGTCACCACGCCCGAACCGTGCTCGGGGCGGTAGCCGACCATGCGCGCGTCGCCGTCGGCGGTCACCTCGTGGCCGTACCGGCGCACCCGCACCCCGGCCGCCTCCGCCTGGTCGGCCAGCAGCGCCGCGCCCGCGTCGTCGGCGCAGGCGATGAGCACGCCGCCCGGCTCGATGCGCTCCACGAACCGCTGGAAGACCTCCGTGTAGGCCTCGGCGGTGCCGTGGTGGTCGAGGTGGTCGGGCTCGACGTTGGTCACCACCGCGACCGACGGCGCGAACACCAGGAACGAGCCGTCGCTCTCGTCGGCCTCGGCGACGAAGACACCGCCGTCGCCGTGGTGGGCGTTGGCCCCCGACTCGTTGAGGTCGCCGCCGATGGCGAACGACGGGTCGAGGCGGCAGTGCTGCAACGCCACGGTCAGCATCGAGGTGGTCGAGGTCTTGCCGTGCGTTCCCGCCACGCAGGCCACGCGGTGGTCGGCCATCAGCGCCGCCAGCGCCTCCGCCCGGCGCAGCACCGGGACGCCGCGTTCCTGCGCCGCGACCAGCTCCGGGTTGTCCCGACGGATCGCGGTGGAGACCACGACCGCCGTCGGGTCACCGTCGAACTGCTCGATGTTCTCCGCCCGGTGCCCCAGCGCGATGTGCGCGCCCTGCGCCTTCAGCGCCAGCACCGTGCGCGAGTCCCTGGCGTCGGAACCCGACACCTGCCTGCCCCGCGCCAGCAGGATGCGCGCGATGCCGCTCATCCCGGCGCCGCCGATGCCGACCAGGTGCACCCGCTCCAGCAGCGCGGTCACGTCCGCGGCGGACGGATCCAGGTACGTCCCACCGGCCGCATCGGTCCTCATCGCCCGGCCACCTCCAGCACGATCTGGGCCAGCACCCGGTCCGCCTCGCGGTGCCCGGTGCTCAGCGTCGCCCGGCTCATCTCCTGCAACCGCTGGGCGTCCAGCGCCAGCGGCAGCAACTCTTCGACGACCCGCTGCGGGGTCATCTGCTCGTCCGGCACCAGCCGCGCGCCACCGGCGCTGACCACCGGCTGCGCGTTGAGCGCCTGCTCGCCGTTGCCGTGCGGCAGCGGCACGAAGACCGCGGGCAGGCCGACCGCCGAGACCTCGGCGACCGTCATCGCCCCGGAGCGGCAGACCACCAGGTCGGCCGCGGCGTAGGCGAGGTCCATCCGCTCCAGGTACGGCACCGCGTTGTAGACGGGCGCGCCCGGGACCTGCTGCACCGCGAGGGTGTTCTTCGGGCCGTGGGCGTGCAGCACGCCGACCCCGGCGCGCCCCAGCGCGTCGGCCGCGCCGGAGAAGGCGGTGTTGAGGGTGCGGGCACCCTGCGAGCCGCCGAAGACCAGGATGGTCGGGGCGTGCGGGTGCAGCCCGAAGTGGGCCCGCGCCTGGGCGCGCAGCGCCGCGCGGTCGAGCGTGGTGATCGACTCCCGCAGCGGGATGCCGATGGTCCGCGCCCCGGCCAGGCCGCTGTCCGGGGTGGCTGACAGCACGCGCTCGGCGAACTTCGCGCCGACCTTGTTCGCCAGCCCGGCGCGGGCGTTGGCCTCGTGCACCACGATCGGGGTCTTGCCGCGCGCGGCGAGGTAGGCCGGCAGCGACACGTAGCCGCCGAAGCCGACGACGACGTCGGCGCCGACCCGGTCGAGCACCTCACGCGTCCGCTTGACCGACTCCCGCACCTTCAGCGGCAGCTTGAGCAGTTCGGGGGTGGGTTTGCGCGGCATCGGCACCGGCGGCACCAGCTCCAGCGGGTAGCCGCGGGCCGGCACCAGCCGGTTCTCCAGACCGCGCTCGGTGCCCAGCGCGGTGACCCGCGCGTCCGGCCGCAGCCGTCGCACCGCGTCGGCCAGCGCCAGTGCCGGCTCGATGTGGCCGGCGGTACCGCCACCGGCCACCACGACCGACGGCGCCCGCCGCGCCATGGCGTCGCCCGCGCCGTACCCGGCCGCTTGCTGCCAGCTCAACGATGTCCTCCTCGTGTCTGCGCCCGGGATCCCGGCCCGCTGCGCGCTCCGCGCGCGCGTGCCTCTCCGGATCCCCGGCGGGTGGCTTGCGCCCCCGGGGTCTTCACCCCGGG is a window of Saccharopolyspora erythraea NRRL 2338 DNA encoding:
- a CDS encoding helix-turn-helix domain-containing protein, which encodes MAERGDPSALRWLIGNELRHYRLQAGRTVAESGKVLGCSHAKITHLETGRYQQQPAEVAELLEFYEVSRHDVDRLVTLAGSSNARTWWAPWANVVPDWLKTFVGLEGLAKSEFNYETALLPGLLQTEEYARAATVSTGFVRPDHSERFVSFRLARADRLGSRCPLELHAVIEESALLRHIGDAEIRKRQYRHLLELAERPNVVIQVIRPQDGPHAAVSGPFFLFEFADARPIGYTELLDGAVYLQDPDQVSTYMMTAKNLQETAMQPDDSLALIGSLVSA
- a CDS encoding cell division protein FtsQ/DivIB, which codes for MTTRSRGRRPARPGVRRSTGGRPVRGGVAPPPWRRWLLPAVVAAATVVALVLYFTPLLGVREVRVEGNGALSEQEVLAAAGVELGKPMLQVDEEQIAERLRAVPKVAEAGVELAWPSAVRLRVTERVPVAYLVTGTGFQLVDAGGVTFDQVPQAPAGLPRLEARHAGPGDPAITAAMTVLTALPPAVRAEVTAVIAHNPRDLRLHLRGDREVEWGGVRETPRKAAILPPLLTRPGRVYDVTSPVLPTVAQ
- the murC gene encoding UDP-N-acetylmuramate--L-alanine ligase, whose translation is MRTDAAGGTYLDPSAADVTALLERVHLVGIGGAGMSGIARILLARGRQVSGSDARDSRTVLALKAQGAHIALGHRAENIEQFDGDPTAVVVSTAIRRDNPELVAAQERGVPVLRRAEALAALMADHRVACVAGTHGKTSTTSMLTVALQHCRLDPSFAIGGDLNESGANAHHGDGGVFVAEADESDGSFLVFAPSVAVVTNVEPDHLDHHGTAEAYTEVFQRFVERIEPGGVLIACADDAGAALLADQAEAAGVRVRRYGHEVTADGDARMVGYRPEHGSGVVTVEVSGDRLDVQVAVPGEHMAANAVAALLAGLELGAPLEGLLEGLAAFGGVRRRFEFKGRADGVRVYDDYAHHPTEVDAQLRAARPVVGDGRLVVVFQPHLYSRTAAFSGEFATALGLADEVVVLDVYGAREDPQPGVTGELIAESVPLPAERVHYEASFTAAAPLVAGLVQPGDLVLTMGAGDVTMLGPEILAEVERESGATEEDA
- the murG gene encoding undecaprenyldiphospho-muramoylpentapeptide beta-N-acetylglucosaminyltransferase, with amino-acid sequence MARRAPSVVVAGGGTAGHIEPALALADAVRRLRPDARVTALGTERGLENRLVPARGYPLELVPPVPMPRKPTPELLKLPLKVRESVKRTREVLDRVGADVVVGFGGYVSLPAYLAARGKTPIVVHEANARAGLANKVGAKFAERVLSATPDSGLAGARTIGIPLRESITTLDRAALRAQARAHFGLHPHAPTILVFGGSQGARTLNTAFSGAADALGRAGVGVLHAHGPKNTLAVQQVPGAPVYNAVPYLERMDLAYAAADLVVCRSGAMTVAEVSAVGLPAVFVPLPHGNGEQALNAQPVVSAGGARLVPDEQMTPQRVVEELLPLALDAQRLQEMSRATLSTGHREADRVLAQIVLEVAGR